In a single window of the Anguilla rostrata isolate EN2019 chromosome 4, ASM1855537v3, whole genome shotgun sequence genome:
- the pdcb gene encoding phosducin b, with protein sequence MGEEELPTTHTGPKGVINDWRKFKLESVDQDSMPPSKRELLRQMSSTHKEGGPDKGHRKMSAQEYELIKEEDEKDLRRYRRQCMQEMRDRLSFAPKFEGVQELESGEAFLEVIEKEHHLTTVVVHIYEAEVKGCEVLNNCFTCLAAEHPTVRFCKIKASSTGAADRFSNDVLPTILVYKSGELLGNFLCATRHLNEEFFAVDVEAFLNEYGLLPGKDFNPEGNNEEEADVE encoded by the exons ATGGGTGAGGAAGAGCTGCCAACAACCCACACAG GCCCCAAGGGGGTGATCAATGATTGGAGGAAGTTTAAGCTGGAGAGCGTGGACCAGGACTCCATGCCCCCCAGCAAGCGGGAGCTGCTCCGGCAGATGTCCTCCACCCACAAGGAGGGAGGACCGGACAAAGGACATCGCAAG ATGAGCGCACAGGAGTACGAGCTGATCAAGGAGGAGGATGAAAAAGATCTGCGCAGGTATCGCAGGCAGTGCATGCAGGAGATGCGCGACCGCCTGAGCTTCGCACCCAAGTTCGAGGGCgtgcaggagctggagagcgGCGAGGCCTTCCTGGAGGTCATTGAGAAGGAACACCACCTCACCACCGTTGTGGTGCACATCTACGAGGCTGAGGTCAAGGGCTGCGAGGTGCTCAACAACTGCTTCACCTGCCTGGCAGCAGAGCACCCCACCGTCAGGTTCTGCAAGATCAAGGCCTCCAGCACGGGAGCGGCCGACAGGTTCTCGAACGATGTCCTGCCCACCATACTGGTGTACAAATCCGGCGAGCTTCTGGGAAACTTCCTGTGTGCCACCCGCCACCTAAACGAGGAGTTCTTTGCAGTCGATGTGGAAGCGTTCCTGAATGAGTACGGCCTGCTACCAGGGAAGGATTTCAACCCTGAAGGCAATAATGAGGAGGAGGCTGATGTGGAATGA